In the genome of Quercus robur chromosome 3, dhQueRobu3.1, whole genome shotgun sequence, one region contains:
- the LOC126716982 gene encoding putative disease resistance protein RGA1 isoform X7, with translation MAEAILYGVAQTIIENLGSMVFAEIGSMWGVEDEFEKLKDTVSAVQAVLLDAEEQQVKNYQVKHWLVRLRDAVYDADDLLTEFYTEDMRLRVIGDDEMTKTVRTYQSNPITAFFTSSSQLPFCHDMAKKITAMRERFDAIANDMNKFQFVVHPSETRVVTRERGQTCSFVCEEEVIGREEDKKAIIDLLLDYDVQENVSFISIVGIGGLGKTTLAQYVFNDEKVKNYFDLRMWVSVSDVFDVKTIAEKIIRCADVSKHENLDMEQVQNKLRETLNQKKYLLVLDDVWNEDEEKWCNLKRLLIRGSKGSKVVITTRTKLVAAITSTILPSYHLKGLSENQSWSLFKQMAFRKVQEMINPNLEAIGRDIVQKCCGVPLAIKAIGRILFFKKTEDEWLYIKNKELTNVTQEENNSGILPILKLSYDHLPSHLKCCFAYCSLFPKDHEISKFSLINLWIAQGFIQLSNEKLHMEDVANDYCMDLLWRSFFQEAREDSFGNVISFKMHDLIHDLAQSISRVECTYIDSNIENVKKNVRHLSIASHNVLKKDLSSLFKAKKIRTLILITGEKESSCQKPPLEILFSSLRCLRALSLRGSDIIYVPNSIEELTYLKYLDLSRNKIRVLPISITRLLNLQTLNLSYCGKLKELPGNVQNLFNLRNLELEGCDSLTYMPPGLGQLTSLQVLPLFIVNEGLTCGGLPELNKLNNLRGELRIEIKVRVEDATSKAKAANLKDKQHLRKLVLIWDEELGNDVAGVCEDENLMEGLQPHRNLKKLKVEGYQGVRFPSWLRSLTGLVMLKISNSMCQYLSPMYQLPNLRDLSLEHMDGLEYISDREITEGISASSTFFPSLESLKLQNCPNLKGWWRRATVGVATSSQQYQQHVSFPRLLQLEIRGCKNLTCMPLFPNLEKPLRLTECSCNPLQQTMNMKAISLVPSASNSSPPLSKLKILSLSGIEDIEFLPEQWLQNLASLEELRIEKCDRLKSLSLSLFMQHLTSLKTLFISECKEVDLFCDEDTQSVGVSPQITDLEIFDLPRLVSLPEGIGNLTALQDLEIFDLPRLVSLPEGIGNLTALQNLQISNLPCLVSLPEGIGNLTALQDLAISDLPCLVSLPEGIGNLTALQDLEISDLPCLVSLPEGIGNLTALQNLEISDLPCLISLPEGIRSLTSLKRFHVRSCANLTSLPSGMHRLSSLETLIISKCPHLKERYQKGIGEIAHVPYFQYYDD, from the exons ATGGCCGAAGCAATCCTGTATGGCGTTGCGCAGACGATCATTGAAAATTTGGGCTCTATGGTTTTCGCAGAGATTGGATCCATGTGGGGTGTCGAAGATGAGTTCGAAAAATTGAAGGATACTGTTTCCGCTGTTCAAGCTGTACTTCTGGATGCTGAGGAGCAGCAGGTCAAGAACTATCAAGTCAAGCACTGGCTCGTGAGGCTCAGGGACGCAGTCTATGATGCGGATGACTTGCTGACCGAATTCTACACTGAAGATATGCGTCTAAGGGTGATAGGGGATGATGAAATGACAAAGACGGTACGTACTTATCAGTCTAATCCTATTACTGCTTTCTTTACAAGTTCAAGCCAACTTCCTTTTTGTCATGATATGGCTAAAAAAATAACAGCGATGAGGGAGAGATTTGATGCAATAGCAAATGATATGAATAAGTTTCAGTTTGTAGTACATCCATCAGAAACAAGGGTCGTGACTAGGGAAAGGGGTCAAACTTGCTCATTTGTATGTGAAGAAGAAGTTATAGGGAGAGAAGAGGATAAGAAGGCCATTATAGATCTATTATTGGACTATGATGTGCAAGAGAATGTTTCGTTTATATCCATAGTGGGGATTGGGGGGCTGGGGAAGACCACACTTGCTCAATATGTATTCAACGATGAGAAAGTGAAGAATTATTTTGACTTGCGCATGTGGGTGTCTGTCTCTGATGTCTTTGATGTAAAAACAATTGCTGAAAAGATAATTAGATGTGCAGATGTTTCGAAACATGAAAACCTTGACATGGAGCAAGTACAAAATAAACTTCGTGAAACACTCAACCAAAAGAAGTATTTACTTGTGTTGGATGATGTGTGGAACGAGGATGAGGAAAAGTGGTGTAATTTGAAAAGACTTTTGATACGTGGCTCAAAGGGAAGTAAGGTGGTGATAACAACACGGACTAAATTGGTTGCAGCGATTACTAGCACAATCTTACCGTCGTATCATCTAAAAGGCCTCTCGGAAAACCAATCTTGGTCTCTATTTAAGCAAATGGCATTTAGAAAAGTGCAAGAGATGATTAATCCTAATCTTGAAGCAATTGGAAGGGATATTGtacaaaaatgttgtggagTGCCTCTTGCTATTAAGGCAATAGGCAGAATATTATTCTTCAAAAAGACAGAGGATGAATGGTTATATATCAAGAATAAAGAACTTACAAATGTAActcaagaagaaaataatagtgGTATTTTACCGATTCTAAAATTGAGTTATGATCATCTCCCATCACATTTAAAGTGTTGTTTCGCTTATTGTTCATTATTTCCTAAAGATCATGAGATTTCAAAGTTTTCATTGATAAATCTATGGATAGCACAAGGATTTATCCAATTATCAAACGAAAAGCTACATATGGAGGATGTTGCTAATGATTACTGTATGGATCTACTTTGGAGGTCCTTCTTCCAAGAAGCTAGAGAAGATAGTTTTGGGAATGTAATTAGTTTTAAAATGCATGATTTAATCCATGATCTTGCACAATCAATCTCAAGAGTTGAGTGCACATATATTGATTCAAATATAGAAAATGTCAAAAAGAATGTTCGTCACCTATCAATTGCATCTCACAATGTGCTTAAGAAGGATTTAAGCTCATTATTCAAAGCAAAGAAGATACGCACGTTGATTTTAATAACTGGTGAGAAAGAATCAAGTTGTCAAAAACCACCTCTTGAAATACTTTTTTCTAGTTTAAGATGCTTGCGTGCATTAAGCCTACGTGGCTCAGATATTATTTACGTGCCAAATTCCATAGAAGAGTTGACATATTTAAAGTATCTTGATCTTTCTAGGAATAAAATTAGAGTTCTCCCTATTTCTATTACTAGATTGTTGAATTTGCAAACATTAAACCTTAGTTATTGTGGTAAGCTTAAAGAACTACCGGGAAACGTTCAAAATTTGTTCAACCTCCGGAATCTTGAGTTAGAAGGTTGTGACAGTTTGACTTACATGCCACCTGGATTAGGACAGTTGACTTCTCTTCAAGTATTACCGTTGTTTATTGTAAACGAGGGACTTACTTGCGGTGGTCTTCCGGAATTGAACAAGCTAAATAACTTGAGAGGAGAACTAAGAATAGAAATTAAGGTACGGGTGGAAGATGCCACCTCTAAAGCCAAGGCTGCGAATTTGAAGGACAAGCAGCATCTTAGAAAATTGGTATTAATATGGGATGAGGAGCTGGGTAACGATGTCGCAGGTGTTTGTGAAGATGAAAATTTAATGGAAGGTCTCCAGCCACACCGGAATTTAAAAAAGTTGAAGGTGGAAGGGTACCAGGGTGTGAGATTTCCGAGTTGGCTTCGTTCTCTGACTGGTCTTGTGAtgttaaaaatatcaaattcgATGTGCCAATATCTATCGCCAATGTATCAACTCCCAAATCTCCGAGATCTATCTCTAGAACATATGGATGGCCTGGAATACATATCAGACCGGGAAATCACTGAAGGGATCTCTGCTTCATCAACATTTTTCCCATCCCTAGAGTCACTCAAATTGCAGAATTGCCCTAATCTAAAGGGATGGTGGAGGAGGGCTACAGTGGGTGTGGCAACATCAAGTCAACAATACCAGCAGCATGTATCTTTTCCTCGTCTTTTACAGTTGGAAATTAGGGGTTGCAAAAACCTGACTTGCATGCCGTTGTTTCCAAATCTTGAAAAACCGCTACGACTGACAGAATGCAGTTGCAATCCATTGCAACAAACAATGAATATGAAAGCAATCTCTTTGGTTCCCTCTGCTTCGAACTCCTCCCCTCCTCTCTCCAAATTAAAGATTCTATCTTTGTCTGGGATTGAGGACATAGAGTTTCTGCCAGAGCAGTGGTTGCAAAACCTGGCTTCTCTCGAGGAGCTACGGATAGAGAAATGCGATAGACTAAAATCTCTATCTCTGTCTCTATTTATGCAACATCTCACCTCCCTCAAGACGCTGTTTATTAGCGAGTGCAAGGAGGTTGATCTATTCTGTGATGAAGACACACAATCTGTTGGTGTCAGTCCTCAAATTACG GATCTTGAAATTTTCGATTTGCCCCGTCTGGTATCACTCCCCGAAGGGATTGGCAACCTTACTGCACTTCAGGATCTTGAAATTTTCGATTTGCCCCGTCTGGTATCACTCCCCGAAGGGATTGGCAAC CTTACTGCACTTCAGAATCTTCAAATTTCCAATTTGCCCTGTCTGGTATCACTCCCCGAAGGGATTGGCAAC CTTACTGCACTTCAGGATCTTGCAATTTCCGATTTGCCCTGTCTGGTATCACTCCCCGAAGGGATTGGCAACCTTACTGCACTTCAGGATCTTGAAATTTCCGATTTGCCCTGTCTGGTATCACTCCCCGAAGGGATTGGCAAC CTTACTGCACTTCAGAATCTTGAAATTTCCGATTTGCCCTGTCTGATATCACTCCCCGAAGGGATTAGAAGTCTCACATCACTCAAAAGATTTCACGTCCGTTCATGCGCCAATCTGACATCGCTTCCATCAGGAATGCATCGGCTCTCCTCTTTAGAAACCCTGATAATCAGTAAGTGTCCCCACTTGAAAGAAAGATACCAGAAGGGAATTGGCGAGATTGCTCATGTCCCATATTTTCAATATTATGATGATTAA
- the LOC126716982 gene encoding putative disease resistance protein RGA1 isoform X25: MAEAILYGVAQTIIENLGSMVFAEIGSMWGVEDEFEKLKDTVSAVQAVLLDAEEQQVKNYQVKHWLVRLRDAVYDADDLLTEFYTEDMRLRVIGDDEMTKTVRTYQSNPITAFFTSSSQLPFCHDMAKKITAMRERFDAIANDMNKFQFVVHPSETRVVTRERGQTCSFVCEEEVIGREEDKKAIIDLLLDYDVQENVSFISIVGIGGLGKTTLAQYVFNDEKVKNYFDLRMWVSVSDVFDVKTIAEKIIRCADVSKHENLDMEQVQNKLRETLNQKKYLLVLDDVWNEDEEKWCNLKRLLIRGSKGSKVVITTRTKLVAAITSTILPSYHLKGLSENQSWSLFKQMAFRKVQEMINPNLEAIGRDIVQKCCGVPLAIKAIGRILFFKKTEDEWLYIKNKELTNVTQEENNSGILPILKLSYDHLPSHLKCCFAYCSLFPKDHEISKFSLINLWIAQGFIQLSNEKLHMEDVANDYCMDLLWRSFFQEAREDSFGNVISFKMHDLIHDLAQSISRVECTYIDSNIENVKKNVRHLSIASHNVLKKDLSSLFKAKKIRTLILITGEKESSCQKPPLEILFSSLRCLRALSLRGSDIIYVPNSIEELTYLKYLDLSRNKIRVLPISITRLLNLQTLNLSYCGKLKELPGNVQNLFNLRNLELEGCDSLTYMPPGLGQLTSLQVLPLFIVNEGLTCGGLPELNKLNNLRGELRIEIKVRVEDATSKAKAANLKDKQHLRKLVLIWDEELGNDVAGVCEDENLMEGLQPHRNLKKLKVEGYQGVRFPSWLRSLTGLVMLKISNSMCQYLSPMYQLPNLRDLSLEHMDGLEYISDREITEGISASSTFFPSLESLKLQNCPNLKGWWRRATVGVATSSQQYQQHVSFPRLLQLEIRGCKNLTCMPLFPNLEKPLRLTECSCNPLQQTMNMKAISLVPSASNSSPPLSKLKILSLSGIEDIEFLPEQWLQNLASLEELRIEKCDRLKSLSLSLFMQHLTSLKTLFISECKEVDLFCDEDTQSVGVSPQITDLEIFDLPRLVSLPEGIGNLTALPNLRISDLPCLVSLPEGIGNLTALQDLEISDLPCLVSLPEGIGNLTALQNLEISDLPCLISLPEGIRSLTSLKRFHVRSCANLTSLPSGMHRLSSLETLIISKCPHLKERYQKGIGEIAHVPYFQYYDD; this comes from the exons ATGGCCGAAGCAATCCTGTATGGCGTTGCGCAGACGATCATTGAAAATTTGGGCTCTATGGTTTTCGCAGAGATTGGATCCATGTGGGGTGTCGAAGATGAGTTCGAAAAATTGAAGGATACTGTTTCCGCTGTTCAAGCTGTACTTCTGGATGCTGAGGAGCAGCAGGTCAAGAACTATCAAGTCAAGCACTGGCTCGTGAGGCTCAGGGACGCAGTCTATGATGCGGATGACTTGCTGACCGAATTCTACACTGAAGATATGCGTCTAAGGGTGATAGGGGATGATGAAATGACAAAGACGGTACGTACTTATCAGTCTAATCCTATTACTGCTTTCTTTACAAGTTCAAGCCAACTTCCTTTTTGTCATGATATGGCTAAAAAAATAACAGCGATGAGGGAGAGATTTGATGCAATAGCAAATGATATGAATAAGTTTCAGTTTGTAGTACATCCATCAGAAACAAGGGTCGTGACTAGGGAAAGGGGTCAAACTTGCTCATTTGTATGTGAAGAAGAAGTTATAGGGAGAGAAGAGGATAAGAAGGCCATTATAGATCTATTATTGGACTATGATGTGCAAGAGAATGTTTCGTTTATATCCATAGTGGGGATTGGGGGGCTGGGGAAGACCACACTTGCTCAATATGTATTCAACGATGAGAAAGTGAAGAATTATTTTGACTTGCGCATGTGGGTGTCTGTCTCTGATGTCTTTGATGTAAAAACAATTGCTGAAAAGATAATTAGATGTGCAGATGTTTCGAAACATGAAAACCTTGACATGGAGCAAGTACAAAATAAACTTCGTGAAACACTCAACCAAAAGAAGTATTTACTTGTGTTGGATGATGTGTGGAACGAGGATGAGGAAAAGTGGTGTAATTTGAAAAGACTTTTGATACGTGGCTCAAAGGGAAGTAAGGTGGTGATAACAACACGGACTAAATTGGTTGCAGCGATTACTAGCACAATCTTACCGTCGTATCATCTAAAAGGCCTCTCGGAAAACCAATCTTGGTCTCTATTTAAGCAAATGGCATTTAGAAAAGTGCAAGAGATGATTAATCCTAATCTTGAAGCAATTGGAAGGGATATTGtacaaaaatgttgtggagTGCCTCTTGCTATTAAGGCAATAGGCAGAATATTATTCTTCAAAAAGACAGAGGATGAATGGTTATATATCAAGAATAAAGAACTTACAAATGTAActcaagaagaaaataatagtgGTATTTTACCGATTCTAAAATTGAGTTATGATCATCTCCCATCACATTTAAAGTGTTGTTTCGCTTATTGTTCATTATTTCCTAAAGATCATGAGATTTCAAAGTTTTCATTGATAAATCTATGGATAGCACAAGGATTTATCCAATTATCAAACGAAAAGCTACATATGGAGGATGTTGCTAATGATTACTGTATGGATCTACTTTGGAGGTCCTTCTTCCAAGAAGCTAGAGAAGATAGTTTTGGGAATGTAATTAGTTTTAAAATGCATGATTTAATCCATGATCTTGCACAATCAATCTCAAGAGTTGAGTGCACATATATTGATTCAAATATAGAAAATGTCAAAAAGAATGTTCGTCACCTATCAATTGCATCTCACAATGTGCTTAAGAAGGATTTAAGCTCATTATTCAAAGCAAAGAAGATACGCACGTTGATTTTAATAACTGGTGAGAAAGAATCAAGTTGTCAAAAACCACCTCTTGAAATACTTTTTTCTAGTTTAAGATGCTTGCGTGCATTAAGCCTACGTGGCTCAGATATTATTTACGTGCCAAATTCCATAGAAGAGTTGACATATTTAAAGTATCTTGATCTTTCTAGGAATAAAATTAGAGTTCTCCCTATTTCTATTACTAGATTGTTGAATTTGCAAACATTAAACCTTAGTTATTGTGGTAAGCTTAAAGAACTACCGGGAAACGTTCAAAATTTGTTCAACCTCCGGAATCTTGAGTTAGAAGGTTGTGACAGTTTGACTTACATGCCACCTGGATTAGGACAGTTGACTTCTCTTCAAGTATTACCGTTGTTTATTGTAAACGAGGGACTTACTTGCGGTGGTCTTCCGGAATTGAACAAGCTAAATAACTTGAGAGGAGAACTAAGAATAGAAATTAAGGTACGGGTGGAAGATGCCACCTCTAAAGCCAAGGCTGCGAATTTGAAGGACAAGCAGCATCTTAGAAAATTGGTATTAATATGGGATGAGGAGCTGGGTAACGATGTCGCAGGTGTTTGTGAAGATGAAAATTTAATGGAAGGTCTCCAGCCACACCGGAATTTAAAAAAGTTGAAGGTGGAAGGGTACCAGGGTGTGAGATTTCCGAGTTGGCTTCGTTCTCTGACTGGTCTTGTGAtgttaaaaatatcaaattcgATGTGCCAATATCTATCGCCAATGTATCAACTCCCAAATCTCCGAGATCTATCTCTAGAACATATGGATGGCCTGGAATACATATCAGACCGGGAAATCACTGAAGGGATCTCTGCTTCATCAACATTTTTCCCATCCCTAGAGTCACTCAAATTGCAGAATTGCCCTAATCTAAAGGGATGGTGGAGGAGGGCTACAGTGGGTGTGGCAACATCAAGTCAACAATACCAGCAGCATGTATCTTTTCCTCGTCTTTTACAGTTGGAAATTAGGGGTTGCAAAAACCTGACTTGCATGCCGTTGTTTCCAAATCTTGAAAAACCGCTACGACTGACAGAATGCAGTTGCAATCCATTGCAACAAACAATGAATATGAAAGCAATCTCTTTGGTTCCCTCTGCTTCGAACTCCTCCCCTCCTCTCTCCAAATTAAAGATTCTATCTTTGTCTGGGATTGAGGACATAGAGTTTCTGCCAGAGCAGTGGTTGCAAAACCTGGCTTCTCTCGAGGAGCTACGGATAGAGAAATGCGATAGACTAAAATCTCTATCTCTGTCTCTATTTATGCAACATCTCACCTCCCTCAAGACGCTGTTTATTAGCGAGTGCAAGGAGGTTGATCTATTCTGTGATGAAGACACACAATCTGTTGGTGTCAGTCCTCAAATTACG GATCTTGAAATTTTCGATTTGCCCCGTCTGGTATCACTCCCCGAAGGGATTGGCAAC CTTACTGCACTTCCGAATCTTAGAATTTCCGATTTGCCCTGTCTGGTATCACTCCCCGAAGGGATTGGCAAC CTTACTGCACTTCAGGATCTTGAAATTTCCGATTTGCCCTGTCTGGTATCACTCCCCGAAGGGATTGGCAAC CTTACTGCACTTCAGAATCTTGAAATTTCCGATTTGCCCTGTCTGATATCACTCCCCGAAGGGATTAGAAGTCTCACATCACTCAAAAGATTTCACGTCCGTTCATGCGCCAATCTGACATCGCTTCCATCAGGAATGCATCGGCTCTCCTCTTTAGAAACCCTGATAATCAGTAAGTGTCCCCACTTGAAAGAAAGATACCAGAAGGGAATTGGCGAGATTGCTCATGTCCCATATTTTCAATATTATGATGATTAA
- the LOC126716982 gene encoding putative disease resistance protein RGA1 isoform X1, translating into MAEAILYGVAQTIIENLGSMVFAEIGSMWGVEDEFEKLKDTVSAVQAVLLDAEEQQVKNYQVKHWLVRLRDAVYDADDLLTEFYTEDMRLRVIGDDEMTKTVRTYQSNPITAFFTSSSQLPFCHDMAKKITAMRERFDAIANDMNKFQFVVHPSETRVVTRERGQTCSFVCEEEVIGREEDKKAIIDLLLDYDVQENVSFISIVGIGGLGKTTLAQYVFNDEKVKNYFDLRMWVSVSDVFDVKTIAEKIIRCADVSKHENLDMEQVQNKLRETLNQKKYLLVLDDVWNEDEEKWCNLKRLLIRGSKGSKVVITTRTKLVAAITSTILPSYHLKGLSENQSWSLFKQMAFRKVQEMINPNLEAIGRDIVQKCCGVPLAIKAIGRILFFKKTEDEWLYIKNKELTNVTQEENNSGILPILKLSYDHLPSHLKCCFAYCSLFPKDHEISKFSLINLWIAQGFIQLSNEKLHMEDVANDYCMDLLWRSFFQEAREDSFGNVISFKMHDLIHDLAQSISRVECTYIDSNIENVKKNVRHLSIASHNVLKKDLSSLFKAKKIRTLILITGEKESSCQKPPLEILFSSLRCLRALSLRGSDIIYVPNSIEELTYLKYLDLSRNKIRVLPISITRLLNLQTLNLSYCGKLKELPGNVQNLFNLRNLELEGCDSLTYMPPGLGQLTSLQVLPLFIVNEGLTCGGLPELNKLNNLRGELRIEIKVRVEDATSKAKAANLKDKQHLRKLVLIWDEELGNDVAGVCEDENLMEGLQPHRNLKKLKVEGYQGVRFPSWLRSLTGLVMLKISNSMCQYLSPMYQLPNLRDLSLEHMDGLEYISDREITEGISASSTFFPSLESLKLQNCPNLKGWWRRATVGVATSSQQYQQHVSFPRLLQLEIRGCKNLTCMPLFPNLEKPLRLTECSCNPLQQTMNMKAISLVPSASNSSPPLSKLKILSLSGIEDIEFLPEQWLQNLASLEELRIEKCDRLKSLSLSLFMQHLTSLKTLFISECKEVDLFCDEDTQSVGVSPQITVLENLKIFSCFNLISLPEGIGNLTALQNLRIFDLPCLVSLPEGIGNLTALQDLAISDLPCLVSLPEGIGNLTALQNLQISNLPCLVSLPEGIGNLTALPNLEISDLPCLVSLPEGIGNLTALQDLEISDLPCLVSLPEGIGNLTALQNLEISDLPCLISLPEGIRSLTSLKRFHVRSCANLTSLPSGMHRLSSLETLIISKCPHLKERYQKGIGEIAHVPYFQYYDD; encoded by the exons ATGGCCGAAGCAATCCTGTATGGCGTTGCGCAGACGATCATTGAAAATTTGGGCTCTATGGTTTTCGCAGAGATTGGATCCATGTGGGGTGTCGAAGATGAGTTCGAAAAATTGAAGGATACTGTTTCCGCTGTTCAAGCTGTACTTCTGGATGCTGAGGAGCAGCAGGTCAAGAACTATCAAGTCAAGCACTGGCTCGTGAGGCTCAGGGACGCAGTCTATGATGCGGATGACTTGCTGACCGAATTCTACACTGAAGATATGCGTCTAAGGGTGATAGGGGATGATGAAATGACAAAGACGGTACGTACTTATCAGTCTAATCCTATTACTGCTTTCTTTACAAGTTCAAGCCAACTTCCTTTTTGTCATGATATGGCTAAAAAAATAACAGCGATGAGGGAGAGATTTGATGCAATAGCAAATGATATGAATAAGTTTCAGTTTGTAGTACATCCATCAGAAACAAGGGTCGTGACTAGGGAAAGGGGTCAAACTTGCTCATTTGTATGTGAAGAAGAAGTTATAGGGAGAGAAGAGGATAAGAAGGCCATTATAGATCTATTATTGGACTATGATGTGCAAGAGAATGTTTCGTTTATATCCATAGTGGGGATTGGGGGGCTGGGGAAGACCACACTTGCTCAATATGTATTCAACGATGAGAAAGTGAAGAATTATTTTGACTTGCGCATGTGGGTGTCTGTCTCTGATGTCTTTGATGTAAAAACAATTGCTGAAAAGATAATTAGATGTGCAGATGTTTCGAAACATGAAAACCTTGACATGGAGCAAGTACAAAATAAACTTCGTGAAACACTCAACCAAAAGAAGTATTTACTTGTGTTGGATGATGTGTGGAACGAGGATGAGGAAAAGTGGTGTAATTTGAAAAGACTTTTGATACGTGGCTCAAAGGGAAGTAAGGTGGTGATAACAACACGGACTAAATTGGTTGCAGCGATTACTAGCACAATCTTACCGTCGTATCATCTAAAAGGCCTCTCGGAAAACCAATCTTGGTCTCTATTTAAGCAAATGGCATTTAGAAAAGTGCAAGAGATGATTAATCCTAATCTTGAAGCAATTGGAAGGGATATTGtacaaaaatgttgtggagTGCCTCTTGCTATTAAGGCAATAGGCAGAATATTATTCTTCAAAAAGACAGAGGATGAATGGTTATATATCAAGAATAAAGAACTTACAAATGTAActcaagaagaaaataatagtgGTATTTTACCGATTCTAAAATTGAGTTATGATCATCTCCCATCACATTTAAAGTGTTGTTTCGCTTATTGTTCATTATTTCCTAAAGATCATGAGATTTCAAAGTTTTCATTGATAAATCTATGGATAGCACAAGGATTTATCCAATTATCAAACGAAAAGCTACATATGGAGGATGTTGCTAATGATTACTGTATGGATCTACTTTGGAGGTCCTTCTTCCAAGAAGCTAGAGAAGATAGTTTTGGGAATGTAATTAGTTTTAAAATGCATGATTTAATCCATGATCTTGCACAATCAATCTCAAGAGTTGAGTGCACATATATTGATTCAAATATAGAAAATGTCAAAAAGAATGTTCGTCACCTATCAATTGCATCTCACAATGTGCTTAAGAAGGATTTAAGCTCATTATTCAAAGCAAAGAAGATACGCACGTTGATTTTAATAACTGGTGAGAAAGAATCAAGTTGTCAAAAACCACCTCTTGAAATACTTTTTTCTAGTTTAAGATGCTTGCGTGCATTAAGCCTACGTGGCTCAGATATTATTTACGTGCCAAATTCCATAGAAGAGTTGACATATTTAAAGTATCTTGATCTTTCTAGGAATAAAATTAGAGTTCTCCCTATTTCTATTACTAGATTGTTGAATTTGCAAACATTAAACCTTAGTTATTGTGGTAAGCTTAAAGAACTACCGGGAAACGTTCAAAATTTGTTCAACCTCCGGAATCTTGAGTTAGAAGGTTGTGACAGTTTGACTTACATGCCACCTGGATTAGGACAGTTGACTTCTCTTCAAGTATTACCGTTGTTTATTGTAAACGAGGGACTTACTTGCGGTGGTCTTCCGGAATTGAACAAGCTAAATAACTTGAGAGGAGAACTAAGAATAGAAATTAAGGTACGGGTGGAAGATGCCACCTCTAAAGCCAAGGCTGCGAATTTGAAGGACAAGCAGCATCTTAGAAAATTGGTATTAATATGGGATGAGGAGCTGGGTAACGATGTCGCAGGTGTTTGTGAAGATGAAAATTTAATGGAAGGTCTCCAGCCACACCGGAATTTAAAAAAGTTGAAGGTGGAAGGGTACCAGGGTGTGAGATTTCCGAGTTGGCTTCGTTCTCTGACTGGTCTTGTGAtgttaaaaatatcaaattcgATGTGCCAATATCTATCGCCAATGTATCAACTCCCAAATCTCCGAGATCTATCTCTAGAACATATGGATGGCCTGGAATACATATCAGACCGGGAAATCACTGAAGGGATCTCTGCTTCATCAACATTTTTCCCATCCCTAGAGTCACTCAAATTGCAGAATTGCCCTAATCTAAAGGGATGGTGGAGGAGGGCTACAGTGGGTGTGGCAACATCAAGTCAACAATACCAGCAGCATGTATCTTTTCCTCGTCTTTTACAGTTGGAAATTAGGGGTTGCAAAAACCTGACTTGCATGCCGTTGTTTCCAAATCTTGAAAAACCGCTACGACTGACAGAATGCAGTTGCAATCCATTGCAACAAACAATGAATATGAAAGCAATCTCTTTGGTTCCCTCTGCTTCGAACTCCTCCCCTCCTCTCTCCAAATTAAAGATTCTATCTTTGTCTGGGATTGAGGACATAGAGTTTCTGCCAGAGCAGTGGTTGCAAAACCTGGCTTCTCTCGAGGAGCTACGGATAGAGAAATGCGATAGACTAAAATCTCTATCTCTGTCTCTATTTATGCAACATCTCACCTCCCTCAAGACGCTGTTTATTAGCGAGTGCAAGGAGGTTGATCTATTCTGTGATGAAGACACACAATCTGTTGGTGTCAGTCCTCAAATTACGGTACTTgaaaaccttaaaatttttagttgcTTCAATCTCATATCACTCCCCGAAGGGATTGGCAACCTTACTGCACTTCAGAATCTTAGAATTTTCGATTTGCCCTGTCTGGTATCACTCCCCGAAGGGATTGGCAAC CTTACTGCACTTCAGGATCTTGCAATTTCCGATTTGCCCTGTCTGGTATCACTCCCCGAAGGGATTGGCAACCTTACTGCACTTCAGAATCTTCAAATTTCCAATTTGCCCTGTCTGGTATCACTCCCCGAAGGGATTGGCAACCTTACTGCACTTCCGAATCTTGAAATTTCCGATTTGCCCTGTCTGGTATCACTCCCAGAAGGGATTGGCAAC CTTACTGCACTTCAGGATCTTGAAATTTCCGATTTGCCCTGTCTGGTATCACTCCCCGAAGGGATTGGCAAC CTTACTGCACTTCAGAATCTTGAAATTTCCGATTTGCCCTGTCTGATATCACTCCCCGAAGGGATTAGAAGTCTCACATCACTCAAAAGATTTCACGTCCGTTCATGCGCCAATCTGACATCGCTTCCATCAGGAATGCATCGGCTCTCCTCTTTAGAAACCCTGATAATCAGTAAGTGTCCCCACTTGAAAGAAAGATACCAGAAGGGAATTGGCGAGATTGCTCATGTCCCATATTTTCAATATTATGATGATTAA